The DNA region CAGCCTGGTCAGGGGATAATCTTTGGCCGTAATCCCTTTGTCAACCACCGAGGCCTGGATGTAATATTGGCCCCACGGCGTAATGGTAGTGCCGATCATGCCAATGACCATCAGGAGATAACCCGTATCGCCCGCAAAGACCGGAGTTATCGCCGCAGCCACAACCTCCCGCCAGGGGGGCTGCACAATAAAGCCTGAGATAACATAACTAAAAAATGTAAAGCACAGGACGAGCGCAATTTTTTCCACCTGCCCGTAACTGCCCCGCACGACCAGCCACCAGATAAAACCGGCCATGAGGGGCAGCGATAGGTATTTGCTGACGCCAAAAACCTCCAGACTGATAGCAATACCGGAGAACTCCGAAGCGGTAGTAGCCACATTGGCAATGACGAGTACAAGGGTGGCAAAAAAAGCCCAGCGCACGCCAAACTGCTCCCGGATAAGATCAGACAACCCCTTGCCGGTCACCGCTCCCATGCGCGCCGACATTTCTTGCAAAACCAGCAAGTTTATCAAACTGGCGAGCAGTACGGGCAGCATACTATAGCCGTAGTGGGCGCCTGCCACCGCGTAAGTAGCGATGCCGCCGGCGTCATTGTCCGCGCAGGCCGTTATAATTCCTGGCCCCATAATGGATAAAAAGAGAACTGCGCGGCGCCGCCACCGCAACCCAAATTTGAGCATAGCAACCCCCTCCTGCCTGCCGGCATTGCCGTTACGCGCCACGCTACGGCGTTACGCCCACCAGCTCCCATATTCTATGAAGGGCCAAGGCTGTTAGCCACTGACCTGTTTCCGCGCCTACCCGCAAACTTTAAGCCCTCCGCTAAACGGAGGGCTGGTCCATTTCCCGGCATAAGTCAAGAAACCCTTTCAGTACCCGCGCCGTCAGGCCACAAATAACACGTGATCCATACTGATAAAACCAGACAGGATATGTGATACGCGGCTTCCAGTCCGGTGAGTATTCAGGCAGGAGCTGGATGGGAAAGTCGGATAGCGGCCGGGTGGCCATTTCCATATGTCCGACCTGCGGCTGGGCAGCCAAAAGCCAGGCCAGCGGCACGGTAAAAACCTCGGCCACTTCCTCCCTGTTCGGTTTGAGGGCCGCCACATCGGCCGCCAGATAGCCGACAAAAGGATATAATAATACCCCAATCTGGCCGATTACCAAATCCAGCGGCCCCAGCGGGCGGATCTGCGCCGGGGCGAGACCAAGTTCTTCAACCGTTTCCCTTACCGCCGCCGCCAGTGCGCTCTGGTCGCTTACTTCGATCCTGCCGCCGGGGAAACAGATTTCACCGGGCTGCCAGGCCAAATTGCCGGAGCGCACTTCAAACAGCACTGCCAGACCATCGGCGGTATCCACTAAGGGCAGTAAAACAGCAGAGCGGAAAAAGTCGCTTTTATTGCCAATATCACCACGTCGGGCGGCCAGCCGCTTTTGCAGCCGGTCGCAAAAATCCCTGCCCTGCATGAACATTCCTCCGCTATTTTCCAGTAATTTCGATTTTGCCGGCGAGGCCCGGCGTCGTTACTACCCGGCCGTCCTGGGTAACAAATACCGCCTCGACGCCGGGGAATTTTTGCAAAAGCTGCATTCCCCGCTCAACGCCCAGAACAAAGAGGGCGGTGCTTAAAACATCGCCGTCGGTCGAATTGTTTAGGGCAACGGTAACGCTGGCTACCTCCTGGGGCTGGCGGCCTGTCCGCGGATCAAGGATATGGGCGTAGCGGACTCCGTCCTTCTCAATGAAACGCTGATAGTCGCCCGATGTTTCCAGTGTGTCCCAGTCGGTCAAGGCCAGCTTGGCGATGATGCCCTCACTCCGCCGCGGATGCTGGATGCCAATCCGCCACGGACTGCCGTCCGGTTTAACGCCGATGACCCGTACATTGCCGCCGGCGTTGACCAGAGCCGACTTAACCCCCATGGCTTTTAGCTTTTCCACCGCCTTATCGGTGGCATACCCTTTGGCGATGCCGCCGAGGTCCAGGCGCATCCCCACTTTAGGCAAATATACTGTATTATGCACCTCATCAACCTCTACCATCCGGTAGTTCACCAGCGGCAAAAGGGCGTTTATTTCCGCTTGGGCGGGGACAAAATCACCCTTGCGGCCAATGCCCCATAGCTCGGTTAACGGCCCGATACTAAAATCAAAGGCCCCGTCCACCTTGGCGGAAAGCGCTTTAGCCCGGTTTAACAAGTAGACAAGCTCCGGGTCTACCCTCACTTTGCTTTTGCCGGCCTGGGCATTAATTTTGGCCAGCTGGCTATTGGGATCAAACTGGTTAGTAAGGTCATGAATGCGCTTAAATTCGCCGAACGCCGCTTTGACAGCCTGCTCGCTCCCCGGCCCGTAGGCGGTAATTTCAATGATCGTGTCCATTAAAAACTGCGTTTCTTGGTACGGCTTAGGCGAAACATAGGTGGATAAGCCGCAACCGGCCGTTATCAGGACAAGCGGCAAGGCCAACAGCAACGTGGCAAACCGACGATAATTGGGCATAATGCGACTCCTTTTATCAGGATATGTAGATATTCGGCCTTCACCCGGCAAAAACCTGCATAAGCAATAGGAAAAGGGCAACCGCTGCCGGCTGCCCCGTTACTACTCTTTACGCTTAAATCCAACCGCGCAGTTTCATCGCCTCGGACAGGCGTTCGAGAGCGACGATATAGGCGGCCACGCGCATGTTCACTTGGTATTTCTGCGAAGCGTTATAAACTTCATTGAAGGCTTTCACCATCAGTTCTTCTTCACGGGCGTGGACTTCCCGTTCGCTCCAGTAGTACCGATACAGGTTCTGCACCCATTCGAAATAGCTGACCGTTACCCCGCCGGCATTGGCGAGAATGTCGGGAATGACCATGACGCCCTTAGCGCTCAGGATTTCATCGGCTTCCGGCGTTGTCGGACCATTAGCCCCTTCGGCAATTATTTTGGCCTTAATGCGGTCGGCATTTTCGCCGGTAATCTGGCCTTCGAGCGCCGCCGGCACCAGCACGGTCACAGGCAGTTCAAGCAATTCCTTGTTGCCGATAGCCTTGGCGCCAGGATAGCCGACCACCGAGCCCGTCTCCTTGACATATTTCTCCACATCATACGGATTGAGGCCTTCTTCATTATAGATGCCGCCATTGACGTCGCTGACGGCCACAACCTTGGCTCCCAGGTCATGAATGAGCTTGGCCGAAAAACCGCCGACATTGCCAAAGCCCTGTACGGCTACGGTAGCCTGGGCCTTGTCGATGCCTAGCGCTTTAAAAGCTTCCCGCACGCAGAACATCACGCCCCGGCCGGTAGCCGAGCCACGGCCCGCCGAACCGCCGATGGTTTTGGGCTTGCCGGTAATAACCCCGGGAACGTTCTGGCCGCGCAAACGGCTGTATTCGTCTACCATCCAGCCCATAATGCGCGAATCGGTATTTACATCCGGTGCTGGAATATCGTCATATTCGCCAATGATCGGAGCAATCCGCTCAATATAACCCCGGGACAGCCGCTCCAGTTCGCTGCGGGACAGCTTGCGCGGGTCAACGACAACCCCGCCCTTGCCGCCGCCATAAGGTAGTCCAATAACGGCGCATTTAAAAGTCATCCAGAAAGCAAGCGTCTTGACCTCGTCCATGGTCACATCCTGGTGAAAACGGATGCCGCCTTTAGCCGGTCCGAGCGCGGTGTTGTGCTGCGAGCGGTAGCCGGTAAATACCTCAATCCGCCCATCGTCCATCTTCACGGGTATGCTTACCTCCAGCGTCCGCTCTGGTTGCTCAAGAATCTTGGCCGCCTTGGGATCGAGCTGCATGACCTTCGCCGCTTTTTCGAGGTTCTTCTTGGCCATCTCAAAAATATTTTGCATTTTTAAGAACACCTCCTAAATTCATTGTATCTTCCTGAAATTTATATGTCTAGCGAATTTTGTATACATAATACAAACGCCATAAGTTAATTTTTTCACAAAGTACAAGAGTCTTATTCTCATTAACTATATTGTTTCATATACATATAGGAATTATTAGTCTCCCTGAAAAGTGTAATTTGGTTGCTATGTAATTATATTTATGAAAAAAATACCCCGGCGTTTTGCCAGGGTATCATGGAGCGTAGTATTAGGCTGGCGCAGCTTCCGCAAGCGCACAGATGAAATCCGGCCGGACACGGAACCGTAAATCCATTCCTTCTGTGACGTCTTGCTGAGGGGGGATGCGTACTTTGAGCGTTTGTTCGCTGCCATTTTCAGCGCAAGCCTGTATTGTCCCTTCAATGGCTGTTCCCGTATAGCTTGCGGAGATTAGTTTCCCACCGATGGAACCGTGGGGGTCAAGTTCAAAACTGTCAGGGCGAATGGCAAGATAGATTGTCCTGCCTGGCGGCAGCCCCTTGGTATCGCGGCAAGGAACAGGGCCAAGAAAAGTTTTTACCAAACAATCCGGCACCGCGACAGTTCCGGTAACTATGTTGGCCTTGCCTACAAATTCCGCGACAAACCTGTTGGCCGGGCATTCATATACTTCCCTTGGCGCACCGTCCTGCTGGAGAATTCCGTCGCGCATGACGATAATCCGGTCGGACAGGGCAAGGGCGTCGCCTTGATCGTGGCTGACAAAAATCGCTGTCGTGCCAGTCATCTTGATGATCCGCCTGATTTCCTGGCGCATTTGGACGCGCAGGCCGGCGTCCAGGTTGCTGAACGGCTCATCAAGCAGGATTAATCCGGGACTCGGACTTAAGGCCCGGGCTAGAGCAACCCGCTGCTGCTGACCGCCGGAAAGCTGATGGGGAAACCGCTCCTGAAATCCGGCTAAACCGACCAACGCCAGCATATTGTGCACCCGCTCCGGGATATTGGGAACTTTAAGCTTTTTTAGCGGAAAGGCAATGTTTTCCGCCACTGTCATATGGGGAAATAGGGCATAGTCCTGAAAGACCATGCCGATGCCCCGCTTTTCCGGCGGAAGGCAGGTTGTTTCGTCGGCGACGGTAGTACTGTTAATTATGATCCGGCCGCTGTCAGGCCGTTCAAAACCGGCGATAAGCCGTAAAGTCGTCGTTTTGCCGCAGCCGCTCGGTCCCAGCAGGGTTGCTATTTCCCCGCTCTGTAAGCTAAAAGAAAGGTTGGCGACTGCATTGCGGGTCTGGTCATATGATTTGGTCAGATTTATCACATCCAGCCGGGACATTTAACCTCTCCTTTCGTGCTTTATCACCGCCAAATACCGGAGGGGAATGAGCGAAACGGCCACCAGCAAAAGCGCCGCCGGAGCAGCCAGGGTATAGAAGCCTTCGCTGGCCTCTATCCAAATTCGCACGGACAAAGTATCAAATCCGGCGGGACGCAGCAGCAAGGTGGCGGGGAGTTCCTTCATGGAGTTAAGAAAAATGAGAATCCAGCCGGCAATCAGTCCCGGCCTAATGAGGGGGAAAGTGATACGCCACAAGGCTTCCCAGCGTGAGTAG from Sporolituus thermophilus DSM 23256 includes:
- a CDS encoding Nramp family divalent metal transporter, yielding MLKFGLRWRRRAVLFLSIMGPGIITACADNDAGGIATYAVAGAHYGYSMLPVLLASLINLLVLQEMSARMGAVTGKGLSDLIREQFGVRWAFFATLVLVIANVATTASEFSGIAISLEVFGVSKYLSLPLMAGFIWWLVVRGSYGQVEKIALVLCFTFFSYVISGFIVQPPWREVVAAAITPVFAGDTGYLLMVIGMIGTTITPWGQYYIQASVVDKGITAKDYPLTRLDVVFGTFFTGLVAFFIIIVTATTLHGGPIRIETAQDAALALEPLAGQYAAALFAIGLLGASVLAAFILPLSTAYAVCEAFGFESGISKTTKEAPVFFGLYTLLVCLGAAIALWPGVLLYRIMLLAQVVNGVLLPPVLVFMLLLTNNRRIMGPFTNSPFQNLLAWSLSLFLIFLTLLLIAWALAPDLLAGANF
- a CDS encoding NUDIX hydrolase, which translates into the protein MQGRDFCDRLQKRLAARRGDIGNKSDFFRSAVLLPLVDTADGLAVLFEVRSGNLAWQPGEICFPGGRIEVSDQSALAAAVRETVEELGLAPAQIRPLGPLDLVIGQIGVLLYPFVGYLAADVAALKPNREEVAEVFTVPLAWLLAAQPQVGHMEMATRPLSDFPIQLLPEYSPDWKPRITYPVWFYQYGSRVICGLTARVLKGFLDLCREMDQPSV
- a CDS encoding FAD:protein FMN transferase, whose translation is MPNYRRFATLLLALPLVLITAGCGLSTYVSPKPYQETQFLMDTIIEITAYGPGSEQAVKAAFGEFKRIHDLTNQFDPNSQLAKINAQAGKSKVRVDPELVYLLNRAKALSAKVDGAFDFSIGPLTELWGIGRKGDFVPAQAEINALLPLVNYRMVEVDEVHNTVYLPKVGMRLDLGGIAKGYATDKAVEKLKAMGVKSALVNAGGNVRVIGVKPDGSPWRIGIQHPRRSEGIIAKLALTDWDTLETSGDYQRFIEKDGVRYAHILDPRTGRQPQEVASVTVALNNSTDGDVLSTALFVLGVERGMQLLQKFPGVEAVFVTQDGRVVTTPGLAGKIEITGK
- a CDS encoding Glu/Leu/Phe/Val family dehydrogenase; the encoded protein is MQNIFEMAKKNLEKAAKVMQLDPKAAKILEQPERTLEVSIPVKMDDGRIEVFTGYRSQHNTALGPAKGGIRFHQDVTMDEVKTLAFWMTFKCAVIGLPYGGGKGGVVVDPRKLSRSELERLSRGYIERIAPIIGEYDDIPAPDVNTDSRIMGWMVDEYSRLRGQNVPGVITGKPKTIGGSAGRGSATGRGVMFCVREAFKALGIDKAQATVAVQGFGNVGGFSAKLIHDLGAKVVAVSDVNGGIYNEEGLNPYDVEKYVKETGSVVGYPGAKAIGNKELLELPVTVLVPAALEGQITGENADRIKAKIIAEGANGPTTPEADEILSAKGVMVIPDILANAGGVTVSYFEWVQNLYRYYWSEREVHAREEELMVKAFNEVYNASQKYQVNMRVAAYIVALERLSEAMKLRGWI
- a CDS encoding ABC transporter ATP-binding protein; the encoded protein is MSRLDVINLTKSYDQTRNAVANLSFSLQSGEIATLLGPSGCGKTTTLRLIAGFERPDSGRIIINSTTVADETTCLPPEKRGIGMVFQDYALFPHMTVAENIAFPLKKLKVPNIPERVHNMLALVGLAGFQERFPHQLSGGQQQRVALARALSPSPGLILLDEPFSNLDAGLRVQMRQEIRRIIKMTGTTAIFVSHDQGDALALSDRIIVMRDGILQQDGAPREVYECPANRFVAEFVGKANIVTGTVAVPDCLVKTFLGPVPCRDTKGLPPGRTIYLAIRPDSFELDPHGSIGGKLISASYTGTAIEGTIQACAENGSEQTLKVRIPPQQDVTEGMDLRFRVRPDFICALAEAAPA